A region from the Benincasa hispida cultivar B227 chromosome 10, ASM972705v1, whole genome shotgun sequence genome encodes:
- the LOC120088404 gene encoding uncharacterized protein LOC120088404 isoform X2 → MTGPTSEIPLSSLTKRSHHRVLQPKNSEIYRWWCQSSTERKIAVDSTKSCNIDQVIVDEVHDYPKSSTRLSGPINPTTLSLSSHPKLLNLLPLSQSPVAYSVAVQSIVAVFDLFAAATMSRSTTCHPSSRRSTIRLRLTF, encoded by the exons atgACAGGGCCAACG AGTGAAATTCCCTTGTCTTCACTAACAAAACGGTCCCACCACCGTGTTCTTCAACCGAAAAATAGTGAGATTTACCGTTGGTGGTGTCAATCGAGCACggagaggaagattgcggtggattctacaaag TCATGCAACATTGACCAGGTAATCGTGGACGAGGTCCACGATTATCCTAAGTCGAGTACACGACTTAGTGGTCCCATAAACCCAACGACCCTTTCCCTTTCCTCCCATCCGAAGCTTTTGAACCTTCTTCCTCTCTCACAGTCACCGGTCGCCTACTCTGTCGCCGTCCAATCAATTGTCGCCGTCTTCGATCTTTTTGCTGCTGCCACCATGAGCCGATCTACCACCTGCCATCCTTCTTCTCGTCGATCTACCATCCGCCTTAG gctaacattcTAG